One segment of Saccharospirillaceae bacterium DNA contains the following:
- the rsmB gene encoding 16S rRNA (cytosine(967)-C(5))-methyltransferase RsmB: MSSLYGKASSSQISARYAAVQALHQVMQGQSLNQLLPQLEERVIDDDRGFLRDMALGSCRYFQRLNAITKILLKTPFGDEDQDLQALMIVGLYQLEVQKKAPHAAVHATVDVCEEMGKGYAKSVINACLRRYGREYQELTAPLDNNPVTATSHPKWLMKMMQKAWPDDWQQVFGQNNQRPPLCLRVNQRHGSREAYLERLQQAGIEAIAAEFAPFGIYLAQSCDVTQLPGFADGDISVQDEAAQLASLLLAPQQGERVLDACAAPGGKTCALLEAADCDVTALDLEASRLERVEENLERLGLFSNSTGLSASVVCADMADTDAWWEGEQYDAVLLDAPCSATGVIRRHPDIKLLRRRDDIEQLADVQQTLLNTAWDLLKPGGRLLYATCSVLPQENNDQVERFIAAKLEAGQDISHRPLENILSAMDNLPGVACNAGRQLFPQENGHDGFFYALLVKG, from the coding sequence GTGAGCAGTTTATACGGCAAAGCCTCAAGCAGTCAGATTTCCGCTCGCTACGCCGCTGTCCAGGCTTTGCATCAGGTGATGCAGGGGCAATCTCTGAATCAGCTGCTGCCACAGTTGGAAGAGCGGGTCATCGACGACGACCGCGGTTTTTTGCGCGATATGGCACTCGGCAGTTGTCGCTACTTTCAGCGCCTCAATGCCATCACCAAAATATTGTTAAAAACACCGTTTGGTGACGAAGATCAGGATCTGCAGGCATTAATGATTGTCGGCTTGTACCAGCTGGAGGTGCAGAAAAAAGCACCCCATGCTGCGGTTCATGCCACGGTCGATGTCTGTGAAGAAATGGGTAAGGGGTACGCTAAGTCGGTAATTAATGCTTGCCTGCGACGCTATGGACGCGAGTATCAGGAACTGACCGCTCCTCTGGACAATAATCCGGTAACGGCCACCAGCCATCCTAAATGGCTGATGAAAATGATGCAGAAAGCCTGGCCAGATGACTGGCAACAGGTATTCGGGCAGAACAATCAGCGTCCACCATTATGTCTGCGAGTTAACCAGCGCCACGGCAGCCGCGAAGCGTATCTTGAGCGATTGCAGCAGGCAGGTATTGAAGCCATCGCCGCAGAGTTTGCTCCGTTTGGCATCTATTTAGCGCAATCCTGTGATGTCACTCAACTGCCTGGATTCGCTGATGGCGATATCAGCGTTCAGGATGAAGCCGCACAGCTGGCTTCGTTGCTTCTGGCACCGCAGCAAGGCGAAAGGGTACTCGATGCCTGCGCCGCACCGGGCGGTAAAACCTGCGCTCTACTGGAAGCGGCTGACTGCGATGTCACCGCCTTAGATCTGGAAGCATCACGTCTGGAACGAGTCGAAGAGAATCTGGAACGTCTTGGTCTGTTTTCCAATAGTACTGGTCTATCAGCCAGTGTTGTTTGCGCCGATATGGCAGATACCGACGCCTGGTGGGAAGGTGAACAATATGATGCAGTTTTGTTGGATGCGCCCTGTTCGGCAACCGGCGTGATCCGCCGCCATCCGGATATCAAATTACTACGTCGGCGCGACGATATTGAACAACTGGCTGATGTGCAGCAAACCCTGCTGAATACCGCCTGGGATTTGCTAAAACCCGGAGGTCGTTTGCTGTACGCAACCTGTTCGGTATTGCCACAGGAAAATAACGATCAGGTTGAGCGCTTTATCGCAGCTAAGCTTGAGGCAGGACAGGATATTTCTCACCGGCCACTGGAGAATATCCTGTCAGCTATGGACAATCTTCCGGGAGTCGCCTGTAATGCCGGGCGTCAGCTGTTCCCGCAAGAGAATGGCCATGATGGTTTCTTTTATGCCTTATTGGTGAAGGGTTAA
- the fmt gene encoding methionyl-tRNA formyltransferase, which translates to MPLKIVFAGTPDFAALHLSSLIDSEHEVIAVYSQPDRPAGRGKKLQPSPVKQVALEHNIDVYQPVNFKHHDDVKQLEALNADVMIVVAYGLLLPQPVLDAPKHGCLNVHASLLPRWRGAAPIQRCIEAGDKMTGITIMQMDAGLDTGDMLHKITTGITLDDTGGSLHDRLAALGPQSLLATLAQLEAGELQPEKQNDAQANYAHKLKKEEALLDWSQNADDLALRVRAFNPFPVAFTLLGNERIRVLRATPLEKVTQLQPGTIAHVSSDGIEVACAEGVLRLEQIQLAGKKAMMVADVINGQPNLFQSHYVLASEL; encoded by the coding sequence ATGCCCTTAAAAATTGTATTTGCCGGCACGCCGGATTTTGCAGCGCTTCACCTGAGTTCGCTGATTGATAGCGAACATGAAGTGATCGCCGTATACAGCCAGCCTGATCGTCCGGCTGGCCGTGGTAAGAAGCTGCAACCGAGCCCGGTAAAACAGGTCGCTCTGGAACACAACATTGATGTGTACCAGCCGGTCAACTTCAAACACCACGACGATGTGAAGCAGCTGGAAGCACTCAACGCCGATGTGATGATTGTTGTCGCCTACGGCTTGTTATTACCGCAGCCAGTATTAGACGCTCCCAAACACGGCTGCCTGAATGTTCATGCTTCACTGCTCCCTCGCTGGCGGGGTGCCGCACCGATTCAGCGCTGCATCGAGGCGGGTGATAAAATGACCGGTATCACCATCATGCAAATGGATGCCGGCCTTGATACCGGCGATATGCTGCATAAGATCACGACCGGTATTACGCTCGATGATACGGGTGGCAGTCTGCATGATCGCCTTGCTGCCCTTGGCCCACAATCGTTACTGGCCACGCTGGCACAACTCGAAGCGGGTGAATTGCAACCAGAGAAGCAAAACGACGCCCAGGCCAATTACGCCCATAAACTGAAAAAAGAAGAAGCCCTGCTGGATTGGTCTCAGAATGCCGACGATCTGGCGTTGCGGGTGCGTGCCTTTAACCCGTTTCCGGTGGCTTTCACTTTGCTTGGTAACGAAAGAATCCGGGTACTCCGGGCAACGCCGCTGGAAAAAGTTACTCAGCTGCAACCCGGTACGATTGCACATGTGTCCTCAGACGGTATCGAAGTCGCCTGCGCCGAAGGGGTATTGCGCCTGGAGCAAATCCAGCTGGCTGGTAAAAAAGCGATGATGGTCGCCGATGTCATAAACGGCCAGCCAAACTTATTTCAGTCTCATTACGTACTGGCGTCGGAACTGTGA
- the def gene encoding peptide deformylase yields MALLPILEFPDQRLRTVAKPVAQVDDRIRTIIDDMFETMYDAPGIGLAATQVDIHERIITIDVSEDKTEPLVFINPEITVLEGDPETMQEGCLSVPGFYEEVTRIEHCLVKALDRDGKPFEMECTGLLAVCIQHEEDHLEGKLMVDYVSPLKRKRIKDKLDKKHKLEARRK; encoded by the coding sequence ATGGCATTACTTCCAATTCTTGAATTCCCGGATCAACGTTTACGCACAGTGGCAAAGCCTGTGGCGCAAGTGGATGACCGTATTCGCACCATCATCGACGATATGTTCGAAACCATGTACGACGCACCGGGGATCGGACTGGCGGCAACTCAGGTGGATATCCACGAGCGCATCATCACCATCGATGTGTCCGAAGACAAAACCGAGCCGCTGGTATTTATCAACCCGGAAATCACCGTGTTAGAAGGTGACCCCGAAACCATGCAGGAAGGTTGTCTGTCAGTACCCGGCTTCTATGAAGAAGTGACCCGTATTGAACACTGTCTGGTGAAAGCGCTGGATCGTGACGGTAAGCCGTTCGAGATGGAGTGCACAGGTCTTCTGGCAGTGTGTATTCAACACGAAGAAGATCACCTGGAAGGTAAGTTAATGGTGGACTACGTTTCGCCCCTGAAGCGCAAACGCATCAAAGACAAGCTCGACAAAAAACACAAGCTTGAAGCGCGCCGCAAATAA
- a CDS encoding LysM peptidoglycan-binding domain-containing protein has product MSKTFKRFLLAGLVTVSATAAAIDVKPDAPKRYVVEEGDTLWSIAERYADDAWNWPEIWYQNNQIKNPHLIFPGDEIGLVTINGETKATVIKRGMASRTVKLSPGLVKMQPTARVESIESAIPAIPLDAIRGFLRDHRVVEQQTLSKAPRVIAGSNGHILMGAGETVYARGDFSDAEAAYGVFRQGQVYVDPTSDEVLGAEALDIGLARVDALDGDIATMTLDRTNQQVSVGDRLLTTEDRELIARYYPKPPAVDVKGQVLAVSGGVSQVGQYDVVVLNRGERDKLVPGSVLVIEKTGAIVYDRIAGEDVRLPNTRAGTLMVFRTFDKLSYALVMRATSPLRVGDHFATP; this is encoded by the coding sequence ATGAGCAAAACCTTCAAACGCTTTCTCCTTGCCGGTTTAGTGACGGTTTCTGCAACCGCCGCGGCAATTGATGTAAAGCCTGACGCCCCTAAGCGTTATGTTGTAGAAGAAGGTGATACCTTATGGAGCATCGCAGAGCGTTATGCCGACGATGCCTGGAATTGGCCGGAAATCTGGTATCAGAACAACCAGATTAAGAACCCTCACCTGATTTTTCCGGGCGACGAGATTGGTCTTGTCACCATTAATGGTGAAACCAAAGCAACGGTTATCAAGCGTGGTATGGCCAGCCGCACCGTTAAGTTATCCCCAGGCTTAGTAAAAATGCAGCCAACCGCGAGGGTAGAATCGATTGAATCTGCCATCCCGGCAATTCCCCTGGACGCAATCCGTGGTTTCCTGCGGGACCACCGTGTTGTTGAACAACAGACGCTATCGAAAGCCCCCCGTGTAATCGCCGGATCGAACGGACATATTCTGATGGGTGCCGGTGAAACCGTATATGCCCGTGGTGATTTCTCTGATGCCGAAGCCGCTTATGGTGTTTTCCGTCAAGGTCAGGTTTACGTTGATCCCACCAGCGATGAAGTACTTGGTGCAGAAGCACTGGATATCGGTTTGGCACGAGTTGATGCGCTGGACGGTGATATTGCAACCATGACGCTGGATCGTACGAATCAGCAGGTATCTGTGGGTGATCGTTTATTGACCACAGAAGATCGTGAATTAATCGCTCGTTATTACCCTAAGCCGCCAGCCGTTGATGTTAAAGGTCAGGTATTGGCTGTGTCCGGCGGCGTGAGTCAGGTTGGTCAATACGATGTGGTTGTGCTGAATCGGGGTGAACGTGACAAGTTAGTGCCGGGATCGGTACTGGTGATCGAAAAAACCGGCGCGATCGTTTATGACCGGATTGCCGGAGAAGACGTGCGTTTACCCAATACACGTGCTGGTACACTGATGGTATTCCGTACGTTTGATAAGTTGTCTTACGCATTGGTGATGCGCGCAACCAGTCCATTGCGGGTGGGTGACCACTTCGCCACTCCGTAA